The Edaphobacter sp. 12200R-103 genome contains a region encoding:
- the otsB gene encoding trehalose-phosphatase, whose protein sequence is MPYMRDTDLTSAFLEGLAAAPSSALLLDYDGTLAPFQIERDQAYPYPGIVPLLQAIQQSGRTELIVITGRPIHEVQNLLVPLTGIEIWGAHGLDHVLSDGIRQQIEIDPSLQAGLTRAKDWLSQQDLLSLAEVKPGGVAVHWRGLPEHRIEEVRSRTLQGWSALAQDGLKLLQFEGGLELRVTRPDKGDAIAAILHRLGPSTPIAFLGDDLTDEDGFRRLENRGLSILVRSQHRQTAAQAWLRPPDELIAFLQRWLRQITPS, encoded by the coding sequence ATGCCATACATGCGTGACACCGACCTGACCTCCGCATTCCTGGAAGGCCTCGCAGCCGCGCCATCCTCTGCCTTACTTCTGGACTACGACGGCACGCTTGCGCCCTTCCAGATTGAACGTGACCAGGCGTACCCCTACCCCGGCATTGTGCCCCTTCTGCAGGCTATTCAGCAAAGTGGCCGCACGGAGCTCATCGTCATCACCGGCCGCCCCATCCACGAGGTCCAGAATCTCCTGGTCCCACTCACCGGAATCGAGATCTGGGGTGCCCACGGTCTCGACCACGTGCTGAGCGACGGAATCCGTCAGCAAATCGAAATCGATCCTTCACTGCAGGCCGGCCTCACCCGGGCCAAAGACTGGCTCAGCCAGCAAGACCTGCTCTCGCTTGCTGAGGTCAAACCCGGCGGCGTCGCGGTTCACTGGCGCGGACTCCCGGAACATCGCATCGAGGAAGTACGCTCCCGCACGCTTCAGGGATGGTCTGCACTTGCACAGGACGGCTTGAAGCTCCTCCAGTTCGAAGGCGGCCTTGAACTCCGCGTTACCCGTCCTGACAAGGGTGATGCAATCGCAGCAATCCTCCATCGTCTCGGTCCCTCAACGCCCATTGCATTCCTCGGAGACGATCTTACCGACGAAGACGGTTTCCGACGGTTGGAGAACCGCGGACTGTCCATCCTCGTTCGCAGCCAACATCGCCAAACTGCAGCGCAGGCCTGGCTTCGCCCGCCCGATGAACTGATAGCCTTCCTCCAACGATGGCTTCGTCAAATTACTCCGTCGTAA
- a CDS encoding M23 family metallopeptidase, producing MLRPHNHRARKKSLHSLQRVSHVSALLFLLFFIFSPLHAQQDADVSWTPSDLAAGSPALFTVHAREATSITGTWQNNPLQFFRAAHTPDTWYALAGVDVAAKPGSYPLDLQLTVHGQSQTIHRAITIIPADYKEITLSVPSKYVEPDAASLKIIASDQSLKRDIFASSAPLPLWTGSFMPPLNRAPRTDSFGTRRVFNGSLASIHRGLDYRARQGTPVHAVNSGRVVLARPLYFEGNCIVIDHGLGLTTIYMHLSKFRVKEGQHVTRGQLIALSGATGRANGPHLHLSVRWQGEYLDPAKLIALHLPSPAAAKDLPASAQHSR from the coding sequence ATGCTGCGACCACACAATCATCGCGCGCGAAAAAAATCCCTCCACTCACTGCAGAGGGTCAGTCACGTCTCTGCGCTCTTGTTCCTCCTCTTTTTTATCTTTTCTCCTCTTCATGCACAGCAGGACGCCGACGTCTCCTGGACCCCATCCGATCTTGCCGCCGGTTCTCCCGCTCTCTTCACCGTTCACGCTCGCGAGGCCACCAGCATCACCGGCACCTGGCAAAACAATCCGTTGCAGTTCTTCCGGGCGGCTCATACTCCCGATACCTGGTACGCTCTGGCGGGAGTCGACGTCGCCGCTAAGCCCGGTAGCTATCCTCTCGACCTCCAGCTAACAGTTCACGGTCAGTCGCAGACTATCCATCGCGCCATCACCATCATTCCGGCAGACTACAAAGAGATCACTCTCTCCGTCCCGAGCAAGTATGTTGAACCTGACGCCGCATCCCTGAAGATCATCGCTTCCGATCAGTCCCTCAAGCGAGACATCTTCGCCAGCTCGGCGCCGCTTCCGCTCTGGACCGGCAGCTTCATGCCGCCGCTCAACCGTGCGCCCCGCACAGATTCCTTCGGAACACGACGCGTCTTCAACGGCTCACTCGCCAGCATTCATCGTGGCCTCGATTACCGCGCCCGCCAGGGCACTCCCGTCCATGCCGTCAACTCCGGACGCGTTGTCCTCGCCCGCCCGCTCTACTTCGAGGGAAACTGCATTGTCATCGATCATGGCCTCGGCCTCACCACCATCTACATGCATCTTTCGAAGTTCAGGGTGAAAGAAGGCCAGCATGTCACCCGCGGCCAGCTCATCGCACTCAGCGGCGCCACCGGCCGCGCCAACGGTCCTCATCTGCATCTCAGCGTTCGCTGGCAAGGCGAATATCTCGATCCCGCAAAGCTCATTGCTCTGCATCTTCCCTCTCCTGCGGCCGCTAAGGACCTCCCGGCCTCTGCTCAGCATTCAAGGTAG
- a CDS encoding DUF4126 domain-containing protein translates to MHFSAANITALIVAASFAGGLNIYATVLTLGVLARTHWVALPPGLSGIGDTWVIVTCAAMFAVELFADKIPGFDMVWNGLQTVIRVPVAGLVAYHASSQLSPAMQILATAIGAGIALAAHGSKTLVRAAVTPSPEPVSNIALSSTEDVLAVGITWFATHHPLVAASMALVLLVAAFFAARMLVRAIQRPLKRLFGWEKSSTLNAEQRPGGP, encoded by the coding sequence ATGCACTTTTCAGCGGCGAATATAACGGCGTTGATCGTTGCGGCGAGCTTCGCGGGCGGCCTGAATATTTACGCCACGGTGCTGACGCTGGGCGTACTGGCGCGGACGCATTGGGTGGCCCTTCCTCCGGGGCTGAGCGGGATTGGCGATACGTGGGTGATCGTTACCTGTGCCGCGATGTTTGCGGTGGAGCTGTTCGCGGACAAAATTCCGGGATTCGATATGGTGTGGAACGGCCTGCAGACGGTCATCAGGGTTCCGGTGGCAGGCCTGGTGGCCTATCATGCAAGTTCGCAGCTTTCGCCGGCGATGCAGATATTGGCTACGGCCATCGGCGCGGGAATTGCACTGGCGGCGCATGGCTCGAAGACCCTGGTACGGGCCGCGGTAACGCCGAGTCCAGAGCCGGTGTCGAACATCGCACTCAGCTCGACGGAAGATGTGCTTGCGGTTGGGATCACCTGGTTTGCGACTCATCATCCGCTGGTAGCGGCGTCGATGGCGCTTGTACTTCTGGTAGCTGCATTTTTTGCGGCGCGGATGCTGGTAAGGGCGATTCAGAGACCTTTGAAGAGGCTATTTGGCTGGGAGAAATCGTCTACCTTGAATGCTGAGCAGAGGCCGGGAGGTCCTTAG
- the dgt gene encoding dGTP triphosphohydrolase, with translation MAKDLKRCAVAGDESDPLTMRVYPAPSRSGRTAFQRDRERVVQSRAFRRLAGKTQVFTSRSSDHFRSRLTHTIEVAEIARAAATVLGLNEALTETLALVHDIGHPPFGHAGERALDHCLRQHGRSFDHNLHALRIVEHFEQRYAAHRGLNLTLGVREGIIKHSRDYKAEEHEELKEYFLDLRPPLEAQLIDLADEIAYLTADLDDGVESGLLEIGHICENIPIVGRCYRAVAERHPLVEEKYLFHEALQLMQNILTDDLIANTLANVEAIGAQSLDDIRRYPRRLAVFSPEIESQRLEEKRYLYNTLYTCEPLEREHAKAEEVVTALFNFWVNDPEELPAGHFQDIEAEGLARVVADYIAGMTDSFILEQYAQVKRAIRR, from the coding sequence ATGGCAAAGGATCTCAAACGTTGCGCCGTTGCTGGCGATGAATCCGATCCACTGACGATGCGCGTGTATCCGGCTCCATCGCGGTCAGGAAGAACTGCTTTTCAGCGTGATCGGGAACGCGTCGTGCAGTCGCGTGCTTTTCGACGGCTGGCAGGAAAGACGCAGGTCTTTACGAGCCGGTCTTCGGATCATTTTCGAAGCCGTCTGACGCATACGATTGAGGTGGCCGAGATTGCGCGCGCTGCAGCAACGGTCCTGGGACTAAACGAGGCTCTAACGGAGACACTGGCTCTGGTGCACGACATCGGTCATCCTCCGTTTGGTCATGCGGGAGAACGGGCTCTCGATCACTGCCTGCGGCAGCATGGCAGAAGTTTCGACCACAACCTGCATGCGCTGAGAATTGTCGAGCACTTCGAGCAGCGTTATGCCGCTCACCGCGGACTAAATCTGACGCTGGGTGTCAGAGAAGGGATCATCAAGCACTCCCGCGATTACAAGGCGGAAGAGCATGAGGAGCTGAAAGAGTATTTTCTTGACCTGCGTCCTCCGCTGGAGGCTCAGCTGATTGATCTTGCGGATGAAATTGCCTACCTGACGGCGGACCTGGATGACGGAGTGGAGTCGGGCCTGCTGGAGATCGGGCATATCTGCGAGAACATTCCGATCGTCGGACGCTGCTATCGAGCGGTTGCAGAGCGTCATCCGCTGGTGGAAGAGAAGTATCTTTTCCATGAAGCTCTGCAGCTGATGCAGAACATTCTGACGGATGACCTGATTGCGAATACGCTGGCGAATGTAGAGGCGATCGGGGCACAATCGCTTGACGACATCCGACGGTATCCCAGACGGCTGGCGGTGTTCTCACCGGAGATCGAGTCGCAAAGGCTCGAGGAGAAGCGCTACCTGTACAACACGCTGTATACGTGTGAGCCTCTGGAGCGGGAGCATGCAAAAGCCGAAGAGGTAGTGACGGCGCTGTTCAACTTCTGGGTCAACGATCCGGAGGAATTGCCTGCGGGACATTTTCAGGATATCGAGGCCGAAGGGCTTGCCCGAGTGGTCGCGGACTATATCGCCGGAATGACGGACAGTTTCATCCTGGAGCAGTATGCGCAGGTGAAGCGCGCTATACGACGCTGA
- a CDS encoding tetratricopeptide repeat protein, translating into MIKPLSRASTARLLAAAAVLMTIPFAWGQTPASKDAAAGQQVDRGSAYYHYGLAHMYEDLAVSAGRPDYASQAIEEYKLAMDADPESTTLQDGLAELYFKLGRIREAVNAAQAQVIKNPQDVAAHELLGKIYLRSLGDMQGQQSAQMLKLAIAEYEKLAELKPKDVETRLLLGQLYGLNHDSAKAESEFKDAQKIDADSEEVVLNLYRLYTEQADYARAVDILKSIPEDDRSARIDFALGATYDQLKKPKEAIAAYRRALDDDPDNLDTQRGLATALLRDGQLDEALKIFKTVVAAEPQDAQSMIKIADIQRQQGHYEDALATLEKAKPLSQDNLELSYNEALVYDTLGRYDDAIRTLKSLIDSTSHPDGTYSDQEKQNRAIFLDRLGIIYREQDKTTESVAAYKQMVALGGDFAKNGYQGEVDSYRDAHQWEKSTAAAAEAAKAMPKDQGVQLMYAGQLADTGKVDEGIALAKSQISATGDQKGDREAHLALANIYIRLKRWPEATKELSVGETLSKAPDEKLYAYFLRGVMADRQKQYDAAEAQFRKALAIDPQNATILNYLGYMLADRGVRLSEALTMIRKAVELDPQNYAYLDSLGWAYYKTGQYALAEDNVRKANERNSGDPTIHDHLAEIYERTGKLKQAVEQWERSLNEYARSLPADADPEDVAKVQHKLDNARVKLSKLNTSSVK; encoded by the coding sequence ATGATCAAGCCACTTTCACGTGCCTCCACCGCCAGATTGCTGGCTGCGGCAGCTGTCCTGATGACGATTCCATTTGCATGGGGTCAGACGCCAGCCTCCAAGGATGCCGCCGCCGGGCAGCAGGTCGATCGAGGATCTGCCTACTACCACTATGGCCTCGCCCATATGTACGAGGACCTGGCGGTAAGCGCCGGCAGGCCGGACTATGCCTCGCAGGCCATTGAAGAGTACAAGCTGGCGATGGATGCGGATCCGGAGTCGACGACGCTGCAGGACGGACTGGCGGAGTTGTACTTCAAGCTGGGTCGGATTCGCGAGGCGGTCAACGCGGCCCAGGCCCAGGTGATCAAAAATCCTCAGGATGTGGCGGCGCATGAGCTGCTGGGCAAGATCTATTTACGGTCGCTGGGGGACATGCAGGGACAACAGTCCGCGCAGATGTTGAAGCTGGCGATCGCGGAGTACGAAAAGCTGGCGGAGCTGAAGCCCAAGGATGTCGAGACAAGGCTGCTGCTGGGCCAGCTCTACGGGCTGAATCACGATTCAGCAAAGGCCGAGAGCGAATTTAAGGATGCGCAGAAGATCGATGCCGACTCCGAAGAGGTGGTCCTGAACCTCTATAGGCTGTACACGGAGCAGGCCGATTACGCCCGTGCCGTGGACATCCTGAAGTCCATTCCGGAGGACGACAGAAGCGCAAGAATCGATTTCGCTCTGGGCGCGACCTATGACCAGTTGAAGAAGCCCAAGGAAGCGATTGCGGCGTATCGGCGTGCCTTGGATGACGATCCGGACAATCTGGATACGCAACGCGGGCTGGCGACTGCGCTGCTGCGTGACGGACAACTGGATGAGGCGCTGAAGATCTTCAAGACGGTGGTCGCGGCGGAGCCTCAGGATGCGCAGTCCATGATCAAGATTGCGGACATTCAGAGGCAGCAGGGTCACTATGAGGATGCGCTTGCGACACTAGAGAAGGCTAAGCCCCTGTCGCAGGACAACCTGGAGCTGAGCTATAACGAGGCCCTGGTATATGACACACTCGGCCGTTATGACGATGCGATTCGGACGTTGAAGAGCCTCATCGACTCCACATCACATCCGGACGGGACTTATAGCGATCAGGAGAAGCAGAACAGGGCGATTTTCCTTGATCGCCTGGGAATCATCTATCGGGAGCAGGATAAGACCACCGAATCGGTAGCAGCGTATAAGCAGATGGTTGCGCTCGGTGGAGACTTCGCCAAGAACGGTTACCAGGGAGAGGTGGACTCCTACCGCGATGCGCATCAGTGGGAGAAATCGACTGCGGCGGCTGCAGAGGCGGCTAAGGCGATGCCGAAGGATCAAGGTGTGCAGCTGATGTACGCGGGACAGCTCGCCGATACGGGGAAGGTGGACGAGGGAATCGCGTTGGCGAAGTCGCAGATCTCTGCGACGGGTGACCAGAAGGGGGATCGCGAGGCCCATCTTGCGCTGGCCAATATCTACATCCGTTTGAAGCGCTGGCCGGAGGCGACCAAGGAACTGAGCGTGGGCGAGACCTTGTCCAAGGCGCCTGATGAGAAGCTGTACGCGTATTTTTTGCGTGGAGTGATGGCTGATCGTCAGAAGCAGTATGACGCCGCGGAGGCGCAGTTCCGCAAGGCGCTGGCGATCGATCCGCAGAATGCCACGATCCTGAACTACCTGGGATATATGCTGGCCGATCGCGGCGTGCGACTGAGCGAGGCACTTACCATGATTCGCAAGGCTGTAGAACTGGATCCGCAGAATTATGCCTATCTCGATTCTCTTGGCTGGGCATATTACAAGACGGGACAGTATGCGTTAGCGGAAGATAATGTCCGCAAGGCGAATGAGCGCAACAGCGGCGATCCGACGATCCATGATCATCTTGCGGAGATCTATGAGCGCACCGGCAAGCTGAAGCAGGCAGTGGAACAGTGGGAGCGATCGCTGAACGAGTATGCCAGATCTCTTCCTGCAGACGCAGACCCCGAGGACGTCGCGAAGGTGCAGCACAAGCTGGATAACGCGCGAGTCAAGCTGTCGAAGCTGAACACATCTTCTGTAAAGTAG
- the purH gene encoding bifunctional phosphoribosylaminoimidazolecarboxamide formyltransferase/IMP cyclohydrolase, with product MTSHSAPSTVSVDLRPVRRALLSVTDKTGLVDFARSLAGHGVELVSTGGTAKALRDAGLTVKDISDLTGFPEMLDGRVKTLHPKVHGGILHMRGNPEHVAAVESHGIEPIDMVVVNLYAFEKTAQKPGVAFADVIENIDIGGPSMVRSAAKNFEDVAIVTSVSDYGLLTEELKANKGALSRATRWRLAKRAFSVTAAYDAGIASALEKIEEPSGPVAFADGLPQTLRIIDPLAQTLRYGENPHQRAALYVDGTGTGVAAAQQLQGKELSYNNLVDLDACWELVSEFDASAEAAVAIIKHTNPCGASTGTTVLEAYRRALEADPVSAFGGVIGINREVDGAAAEEIAKLFVEAIVAPGFTKEALERFALKKNLRLVKIASADTRRVVKQVSGGFLVQDADRLRVTEDELKVVTDRKPTQEEMRALLFAWRVCKHVKSNAIVYARYSDGHGQTVGIGAGQMSRVDAAKFGAMKAVLPLKGTVAASDAFFPFPDGLETIAEAGATAVIQPGGSVKDEDVIAAANRLGVAMVFTGFRHFRHG from the coding sequence ATGACCTCACATAGTGCTCCCTCCACGGTTTCAGTTGATCTTCGTCCTGTCCGCCGCGCTCTTCTTTCAGTTACCGATAAGACCGGCCTAGTTGATTTTGCCCGTTCCCTGGCCGGGCATGGGGTCGAACTGGTTTCGACCGGAGGCACGGCAAAGGCTCTGCGCGATGCCGGCCTGACGGTAAAGGACATCAGCGACCTGACCGGGTTCCCCGAGATGCTGGACGGCCGCGTGAAGACACTGCACCCGAAGGTGCACGGCGGAATCCTTCACATGCGGGGCAATCCGGAGCACGTGGCTGCGGTCGAGTCTCACGGGATTGAGCCGATCGACATGGTGGTGGTGAACCTCTATGCTTTTGAAAAGACGGCGCAGAAGCCTGGTGTGGCCTTTGCCGATGTGATTGAGAACATCGATATCGGTGGGCCGTCGATGGTCCGGTCGGCGGCCAAGAACTTCGAGGATGTCGCGATTGTGACCTCAGTCTCGGATTACGGGCTTCTTACAGAGGAGCTGAAAGCCAACAAGGGTGCTTTGAGCCGCGCTACCCGGTGGCGGCTGGCCAAGCGGGCCTTCTCGGTCACTGCGGCTTATGACGCAGGCATCGCCAGCGCGCTTGAGAAGATTGAAGAGCCTTCCGGCCCGGTTGCATTTGCTGACGGGTTGCCCCAGACGCTGCGGATCATCGATCCCCTGGCGCAGACATTGCGATATGGCGAGAATCCGCACCAGAGGGCAGCGCTTTACGTCGATGGGACCGGAACGGGCGTGGCTGCAGCACAACAGCTACAGGGCAAAGAGCTTAGCTATAACAACTTAGTCGACCTGGATGCGTGCTGGGAGCTGGTCAGCGAGTTCGACGCCTCAGCGGAGGCGGCTGTTGCGATCATCAAGCACACGAATCCTTGCGGTGCTTCGACCGGAACGACGGTGTTGGAGGCATACAGACGTGCTCTCGAGGCCGATCCGGTGTCGGCGTTTGGCGGCGTGATCGGCATCAACCGCGAGGTGGATGGCGCTGCTGCGGAGGAGATCGCGAAGCTGTTTGTGGAGGCGATCGTAGCGCCGGGATTTACCAAGGAAGCCCTGGAGCGGTTTGCTCTGAAGAAGAACCTGCGGCTGGTAAAGATTGCATCTGCGGATACCCGGCGCGTGGTCAAGCAGGTCTCCGGAGGCTTTCTGGTTCAGGACGCCGATCGTCTGCGGGTGACCGAAGATGAACTGAAGGTGGTTACGGATCGCAAACCAACACAGGAGGAGATGCGAGCGCTTCTTTTCGCCTGGCGGGTATGCAAACACGTGAAATCAAACGCCATCGTGTATGCGCGGTACTCCGATGGGCATGGTCAAACTGTGGGGATCGGCGCGGGCCAGATGAGCAGGGTTGATGCGGCGAAGTTTGGCGCGATGAAGGCCGTACTGCCCCTGAAGGGAACGGTTGCGGCCTCTGACGCTTTTTTCCCGTTCCCGGATGGCCTGGAGACGATTGCCGAGGCTGGCGCAACGGCTGTCATCCAGCCCGGAGGCTCCGTGAAGGACGAGGATGTGATTGCAGCTGCGAATCGCCTTGGAGTGGCGATGGTGTTTACCGGCTTCCGTCACTTCCGTCATGGATAG
- a CDS encoding dihydroorotate dehydrogenase, translating to MSVNVAGVELRSPVIAASGTFGYGVEFEEIVSLDRIGAFVTKGLSKEPMAGNPTPRIIETPAGMMNAIGLQNMGVRAFVQEKLPKLRQIKGAVTIANVFGYTVEDCIEVIRVLNDAEGIAMYELNASCPNTSHGGMVFGTDPELLKELVTRTKEVSKRPLMIKLSPNVTSIAQMAKVAAEAGADALSLVNTFLSMAIDVETRRPKIANVTAGLSGPAIKPIAVRMVFEAAKAVSIPVVGMGGIVRAEDGIEFMMAGATAVQVGTASYADPRAVENIASGMRRWCGSHQVERVASLTGSVILQ from the coding sequence ATGTCGGTGAACGTAGCAGGAGTTGAGCTGCGTTCCCCTGTAATAGCTGCAAGCGGCACATTCGGTTATGGCGTGGAGTTTGAGGAGATCGTCTCTCTGGACCGTATCGGCGCCTTCGTCACCAAGGGCCTGTCGAAGGAGCCGATGGCCGGAAACCCCACGCCGCGCATCATCGAGACTCCGGCAGGCATGATGAATGCCATCGGGCTCCAGAACATGGGGGTCCGGGCCTTCGTCCAGGAGAAGCTCCCAAAGCTCAGGCAGATCAAAGGCGCTGTCACCATCGCCAATGTCTTCGGATACACGGTCGAGGACTGCATCGAGGTCATCCGCGTTCTGAACGATGCCGAAGGCATAGCCATGTACGAGCTGAACGCAAGCTGTCCGAACACCAGCCACGGCGGTATGGTCTTCGGGACCGATCCTGAGCTGCTGAAGGAGCTTGTGACGCGGACAAAGGAGGTCTCGAAGAGACCCCTGATGATAAAGCTGTCACCCAATGTGACAAGCATCGCGCAGATGGCGAAGGTGGCCGCCGAGGCTGGTGCTGACGCTCTCTCATTAGTCAATACCTTCCTTTCAATGGCCATCGATGTGGAGACCCGCCGCCCGAAGATCGCCAACGTAACGGCGGGGCTCTCCGGACCGGCCATCAAGCCGATCGCGGTTCGTATGGTGTTCGAGGCCGCGAAAGCGGTCAGCATCCCCGTGGTAGGGATGGGGGGAATTGTCCGGGCCGAGGATGGTATTGAGTTCATGATGGCGGGAGCCACGGCGGTCCAGGTAGGAACGGCCAGCTACGCTGATCCCAGGGCTGTGGAAAACATAGCCAGCGGTATGAGGCGATGGTGTGGCTCCCACCAGGTGGAGAGGGTTGCGAGCCTGACGGGTTCCGTGATTTTACAGTAA
- a CDS encoding alkaline phosphatase family protein, translated as MRVFGSFLLVVSLLLPGSIPMRADAYHATPKLVVVLVLDQFRGDYLDRYRDDFKTPNGFNLFLKKGVHFTDCYYDYGNLITAAGHSTIGTGSYTDGHKIPGNEWWEQGPNGKLRLVTSVSDDRYKLVGVPDGGEVSPGASPYREAASTLGDELELATQGRAKVFGVSFKDRAAILTSGHATKGAFWTDHESGAFITSTYWMPELPAWAKAFNASDERENARKAAGVPTGNFYEEVGQKPAAVQYLVDFAKALVKNENLGKNGVTDMLTLSISNTDILGHKVGPDSPRQREMIDGVDVSLNDFFTFLDKQVGLQNVAVALTGDHGVAPTMEAANNAQMPSVAIKSGALMKALEAGLQKKWPAKHDQKYVLGGQYPYIQLNQEAFEAVHVNELEAETAAAQVLQSELADDPSIGIKRSGQAIPAGRLADPLGLGSVYPVAKMRSGEIPDTELGRRILHSYSPYVGWAIWVNFSAFQFPGSEKGATHYSSFAYDRHVPLDFYGAMFIPGTYHDRVAPVDIAATFASILRVNQPSSIEGKVLTQVMKPDTGSGAIAHDRSAGQRRAAH; from the coding sequence ATGCGCGTGTTCGGATCCTTCCTGCTCGTAGTTTCCCTTCTCCTGCCCGGCTCGATTCCCATGAGGGCAGACGCCTATCATGCCACTCCGAAGCTGGTGGTTGTCCTGGTGCTCGACCAGTTTCGCGGCGACTATCTTGACCGCTATCGCGACGACTTCAAGACCCCCAACGGCTTCAATCTGTTTCTGAAGAAGGGTGTCCACTTCACGGACTGCTACTACGATTACGGCAACCTCATCACGGCAGCGGGCCACTCGACCATCGGGACAGGAAGCTACACCGACGGCCATAAGATTCCCGGCAACGAATGGTGGGAGCAGGGGCCGAACGGAAAGTTGCGCCTGGTCACCTCAGTCAGCGACGATCGCTACAAGCTGGTAGGAGTTCCCGACGGCGGAGAGGTCTCCCCCGGAGCTTCACCCTACCGCGAGGCAGCGTCCACCCTGGGAGATGAGCTGGAGCTTGCCACCCAGGGCCGTGCAAAGGTCTTCGGAGTCTCCTTCAAGGACCGTGCCGCCATCCTGACCTCAGGACATGCGACCAAGGGCGCTTTCTGGACCGATCATGAGTCGGGAGCCTTCATCACCTCGACCTACTGGATGCCGGAGCTTCCGGCCTGGGCAAAGGCGTTCAACGCCAGCGACGAGCGCGAGAATGCCCGTAAGGCCGCCGGAGTTCCTACCGGAAACTTCTACGAGGAGGTAGGCCAGAAGCCGGCTGCGGTTCAGTACCTGGTCGACTTCGCCAAGGCTTTGGTCAAGAACGAAAACCTGGGTAAAAATGGCGTGACCGACATGCTGACCCTGTCGATCAGCAACACCGACATCCTCGGCCATAAGGTCGGGCCGGATTCACCCAGGCAGCGCGAGATGATCGACGGCGTCGACGTATCGCTGAACGACTTCTTTACCTTCCTGGACAAGCAGGTCGGGCTTCAGAACGTGGCCGTCGCGCTTACCGGGGACCACGGTGTTGCGCCCACGATGGAGGCTGCAAATAACGCGCAGATGCCGTCGGTCGCCATCAAGAGTGGAGCGCTGATGAAGGCGCTTGAAGCAGGGTTGCAGAAGAAGTGGCCCGCAAAGCACGATCAGAAGTATGTGCTCGGCGGTCAGTATCCCTATATTCAGCTCAACCAGGAGGCCTTCGAGGCTGTACATGTAAACGAGCTTGAGGCCGAAACGGCAGCAGCACAGGTCCTGCAGTCTGAGCTTGCCGATGACCCCTCCATCGGCATCAAGCGTTCCGGGCAAGCGATTCCTGCCGGACGTCTGGCCGATCCCCTGGGTCTCGGCAGCGTCTACCCGGTTGCAAAGATGCGCTCCGGAGAGATTCCGGACACCGAGCTTGGCCGGAGGATTCTGCACAGCTACTCGCCCTACGTCGGCTGGGCGATCTGGGTAAATTTCTCGGCCTTCCAGTTTCCCGGCAGCGAAAAGGGAGCGACCCACTACTCCTCCTTCGCCTACGACCGCCACGTGCCGCTGGACTTCTACGGTGCAATGTTCATCCCGGGGACCTATCATGATCGTGTAGCCCCTGTGGACATCGCCGCCACGTTTGCTTCCATCCTGCGTGTCAACCAGCCTTCGAGCATTGAAGGAAAGGTGCTGACACAGGTGATGAAACCTGACACCGGTAGCGGAGCCATCGCGCACGACAGGTCTGCAGGGCAGAGGAGAGCCGCGCATTGA